A DNA window from Lachancea thermotolerans CBS 6340 chromosome G complete sequence contains the following coding sequences:
- the MED4 gene encoding Med4p (some similarities with uniprot|Q12343 Saccharomyces cerevisiae YOR174W MED4 Member of RNA Polymerase II transcriptional regulation mediator Stoichiometric member of mediator complex), translated as MSTSTGHRNPGPDRSDSVENPLSKLQVYNDICEFEDTLGKLVASVDRFNPDLELARALIEADKQLYKSLECLPKYDEIDTRAKTLDEEHRDTDEKTIRILETLTECGSDLNALPMLEQVEFERETMLKQREKVFTDVLLDYAMKLAKFTHVPPTFDKGTVGPNNFVWPAEDAMRRGMLAIASLRASEGANAQEQQASSEQKTSEKSSENEEAQTDIRSPDTKEEPVARRPSFGFDGSGAKDHESEKADDDIDLDLDLFNSEEF; from the coding sequence ATGAGCACATCTACAGGCCACAGAAACCCGGGACCTGACCGTTCTGATAGCGTCGAAAAtcctctttcaaagcttcaggTATACAATGATATTTGCGAATTCGAAGATACGCTAGGGAAACTTGTGGCATCTGTAGATAGGTTCAACCCGGACCTCGAGCTCGCACGCGCACTCATAGAGGCCGACAAACAGCTTTACAAGTCCCTGGAGTGTCTTCCGAAATACGACGAGATCGATACCAGAGCCAAGACGCTAGACGAGGAACACCGGGATACGGATGAAAAAACAATTCGCATCTTAGAAACGCTCACAGAATGCGGAAGTGACCTCAATGCGCTCCCAATGCTCGAGCAGGTTGAGTTTGAGCGTGAGACAATGCTCAAACAGCGAGAAAAGGTCTTCACAGATGTCCTTCTAGATTATGCAATGAAGCTGGCTAAATTCACTCACGTACCGCCTACGTTCGATAAAGGCACCGTGGGCCCCAACAACTTTGTCTGGCCAGCAGAGGACGCGATGAGGAGAGGCATGCTGGCTATAGCCTCTCTGCGAGCGTCTGAAGGTGCAAATGCGCAAGAGCAGCAAGCTTCCTCTGAGCAGAAAACCTCTGAGAAAAGCTCTGAGAATGAAGAAGCGCAAACCGACATCCGTTCCCCGGATACAAAGGAGGAACCAGTCGCTAGAAGGCCTTCGTTCGGGTTCGACGGGAGCGGTGCTAAGGATCACGAGAGTGAGAAGGCGGATGATGATATTGACTTGGACTTGGACCTGTTCAATTCGGAAGAATTCTAA
- the CMG1 gene encoding Cmg1p (weakly similar to uniprot|Q06152 Saccharomyces cerevisiae YLR271W Hypothetical ORF) codes for MKRELAESDNDEKPPLPPKRARPLSSAERQERQSDAESSEEPDYLTMALPDEVPEHEFPGPEGPKAPSSDFPGPKKDHAHQKAAALMPKGFAMMNKMGFKMGGALGKGSGTAITEPIAVARNTKRQGIKRTSSLISLDEPSLEDVTSYRKRVQDNGGRARKARVLHRMQKTAFELSGDIERFTVDSDPRDYNCLWREYVVELKRKLKPKTSEEAPHLHELSTSVSKKLEEEVEANSSDSSSPEATPSASASASPGPTIAKTTGSSEDDELAIFQELPLDQQITGINIHLRVELNYCFYCGVQFESEKDLFEHCPGSTEEDHQ; via the coding sequence ATGAAGCGAGAGCTCGCCGAGTCCGACAATGACGAGAAGCCTCCTCTCCCTCCCAAACGTGCAAGGCCTTTGTCCAGCGCAGAGCGCCAGGAACGCCAGAGCGATGCCGAGAGCAGCGAGGAGCCCGACTACCTAACAATGGCCTTACCAGATGAGGTCCCTGAACACGAGTTCCCTGGGCCAGAGGGACCCAAAGCACCTTCAAGTGACTTCCCTGGTCCCAAGAAGGACCATGCacaccaaaaagctgcagcGCTTATGCCGAAGGGGTTTGCCATGATGAACAAGATGGGCTTCAAGATGGGAGGGGCCCTAGGAAAAGGCAGTGGAACGGCCATCACAGAGCCAATAGCTGTGGCCCGGAACACCAAGCGCCAAGGTATCAAACGGACCAGCTCTCTCATCTCGCTCGACGAGCCTTCGCTGGAAGACGTGACGAGCTACCGTAAACGGGTCCAAGACAATGGCGGCAGGGCTAGGAAAGCTAGAGTGCTCCACAGGATGCAAAAAACTGCTTTCGAGCTCAGTGGCGACATTGAGCGCTTCACGGTTGATAGCGACCCGCGAGACTACAACTGTCTGTGGCGAGAATACGTCGTTGAATTGAAGCGGAAACTAAAACCCAAAACCAGCGAAGAAGCGCCGCACCTTCACGAGCTGAGTACCAGCGTAagcaagaaacttgaagaagaagtcgaaGCGAATAGTTCCGACTCGTCCTCCCCAGAAGCCACTCCTTCAGCGAGCGCCAGCGCTTCGCCAGGCCCCACCATCGCCAAGACAACCGGTTCCTCAGAAGATGACGAACTTGCAATCTTCCAAGAGCTGCCACTCGACCAACAGATCACTGGGATCAATATCCACCTCAGGGTCGAGCTGAACTATTGCTTCTACTGTGGGGTCCAGTTCGAAAGTGAAAAAGATCTCTTTGAGCACTGTCCGGGGTCAACAGAAGAAGACCATCAATAG
- the DCS1 gene encoding 5'-(N(7)-methyl 5'-triphosphoguanosine)-(mRNA) diphosphatase (highly similar to uniprot|Q6Q5L1 Saccharomyces cerevisiae YLR270W DCS1 Non-essential hydrolase involved in mRNA decapping may function in a feedback mechanism to regulate deadenylation contains pyrophosphatase activity and a HIT (histidine triad) motif interacts with neutral trehalase Nth1p) has translation MSAPTAFGSEQPLRLQQLLSRFKFRRVLDSNPQTKVISLLGRIDGKDAIVTMEKMHFSYETNVFKKEEGRNTPVLHNCEAEFSCLKSIEEMREIASNDIYYWGTSVLKQDLAANPTAKINLIWPATPVHIRKFEAQSFHVIRETPAIYRAVVEPYVQEMCSENRLKWVHNILYNGAESERVVYKDFAEQEVPEGFLVLPDMKWDGVNLDSLYLVAIAFRSDIRSLRDLRPEHKPWLVKVLNKIRTVIPGCYNYAIRPDELRIFVHYQPSYYHFHIHIVNVKHSGLGDGISAGKAILLEDIIEQLNFLGSEGFMGRTITYVLGENHDLWKRGMEAAVLDQLEKDGIPKLPKAVNDFSVENLPGLR, from the coding sequence ATGAGCGCGCCCACTGCCTTCGGAAGCGAGCAGCCCTTGCGGCTGCAGCAATTGCTGAGCAGATTCAAGTTCCGGCGAGTGTTGGACTCCAACCCGCAGACCAAAGTGATATCGCTGCTGGGCAGAATCGACGGCAAGGATGCAATCGTGACGATGGAGAAAATGCACTTCAGCTACGAGACCAAcgtgttcaagaaggaggaggGCAGGAATACGCCCGTGCTGCACAACTGCGAGGCCGAGTTCTCGTGCCTCAAGTCGATCGAGGAGATGCGGGAGATCGCGTCCAATGACATCTACTACTGGGGCACGTCGGTGCTGAAGCAGGACCTGGCGGCCAACCCGACGGCCAAGATCAACCTGATCTGGCCCGCGACGCCCGTGCACATCCGCAAGTTCGAGGCGCAGAGCTTCCACGTCATCCGCGAGACGCCCGCGATCTACCGCGCGGTCGTGGAGCCCTACGTGCAGGAGATGTGCAGCGAGAACCGGCTCAAGTGGGTGCACAACATCCTGTACAACGGTGCGGAGTCCGAGCGCGTGGTGTACAAGGACTTCGCGGAGCAGGAGGTGCCCGAGGGCTTTTTGGTGCTGCCCGACATGAAGTGGGACGGCGTCAACCTGGACTCGCTGTACCTGGTCGCCATCGCGTTCCGCTCCGACATCCGCTCGCTGCGCGACCTGCGGCCCGAGCACAAGCCGTGGCTCGTCAAGgtgctcaacaagatccGCACCGTGATCCCCGGCTGCTACAACTACGCCATCCGCCCGGACGAGCTGCGCATCTTCGTCCACTACCAGCCCTCGTACTACCACTTCCACATCCACATCGTGAACGTGAAGCACAGCGGCCTGGGAGACGGCATTTCCGCGGGCAAGGCCATTCTGCTGGAGGACATCatcgagcagctcaacttcttgggAAGTGAGGGCTTCATGGGCAGGACCATCACGTACGTGTTGGGCGAGAACCACGACCTCTGGAAGAGGGGTATGGAGGCCGCAGTCCTGGACCAGCTCGAAAAGGACGGCATCCCTAAATTGCCCAAGGCCGTCAACGACTTTAGCGTCGAGAACTTGCCTGGCCTCAGGTAG
- the SEC22 gene encoding SNAP receptor SEC22 (highly similar to uniprot|P22214 Saccharomyces cerevisiae YLR268W SEC22 R-SNARE protein assembles into SNARE complex with Bet1p Bos1p and Sed5p cycles between the ER and Golgi complex involved in anterograde and retrograde transport between the ER and Golgi synaptobrevin homolog), with translation MIKSTLIFREDGLPLCSSVDDDTDARLSEQRKKVKVLVSRLTPSSADEATLESGDFDIHYTRASGVAYFVIAERGYPRNLAFSYLREVAQEFEHSYGHEYAKPSVRPYAFVTFDNFLQKTKKLYSDKRVQNNLDQLNQDLAGVKQIMTKNIEDLLYRGDSLDKMSDLSASLRQDSKKYRRSARQINLELLLSQYAPIAIVALLAVFLVWWVFLR, from the exons ATGATCAAGTCGACGCTGATATTCCGCGAAGACG GCCTCCCCCTCTGCTCCTCGGTCGACGACGACACAGACGCGCGGCTCTCCGAGCAGCGCAAGAAGGTCAAGGTGCTCGTGTCGCGGCTCACGCCCAGCTCCGCGGACGAGGCCACCCTGGAGAGCGGCGACTTCGACATCCACTACAcgcgcgccagcggcgtCGCGTACTTCGTCATCGCCGAGCGCGGGTATCCGCGCAACCTCGCGTTCTCGTACCTGCGCGAGGTCGCGCAGGAGTTCGAGCACTCCTACGGCCACGAGTACGCCAAGCCGTCCGTGCGGCCCTACGCGTTCGTCACATTCGACAACTTCCTGCagaagaccaagaagctctaCAGCGACAAGCGCGTGCAGAACAACCTGGACCAGCTCAACCAGGACCTCGCGGGCGTCAAGCAGATCATGACCAAGAACATCGAGGACCTGCTGTACCGCGGCGACTCGCTCGACAAGATGAGCGACCTGAGCGCCTCGCTGAGACAGGACTCCAAGAAGTACCGCCGCTCCGCGCGCCAGATCAAcctggagctgctgctgagcCAGTACGCGCCCATCGCGATCGtcgcgctgctggccgTGTTCCTGGTGTGGTGGGTGTTCCTGCGCTGA
- a CDS encoding CREG family protein (conserved hypothetical protein), whose product MKLFALATALAAGLQVAGAEREHKTLDAHSAARFARRLALKERDAHANTIDRETGDPVSSVEYVVGSDACHGVTTSQPGNILLLFVNASSTYQNWRDNSRFSLTLEKHHGRRPVPPLAAPRANFFGELKPVERSDALDQCFLRKHPDAEHWLPGSKHHDVDDGQWYELDVSRVNFVGGFGKHGFAGEISGDEYHNAVGNDTEWASRGHGGDDGDEESSESLFSIAHLRERIRGLLRADDGHKGERRAKGHHAKGGHAKGYHAEGRAKNHRAKGHAKDHAEYHAKDYAEDRAEDRAEDHAEDHAEDHAEDRHVKNHPKAQPEEQRGVARLSPDGVRQIGVALRGFHGEYYIQYDPELNGRQVGEQDARDEQDARDEQDIPHEQDASSKRREHKAKAKGKGHCKGAKKMHAKQRMHNN is encoded by the coding sequence ATGAAGCTTTTCGCACTCGCAACAGCGCTCGCCGCAGGCCTCCAAGTGGCCGGCGCGGAGAGAGAGCACAAGACGCTCGACGCGCACTCCGCGGCGCGCTTCGCGCGCCGCCTCGCGCTCAAGGAGCGTGACGCGCACGCGAACACAATCGACCGCGAGACCGGCGACCCGGTCTCGTccgtggagtacgtggtCGGCAGCGACGCGTGTCACGGCGTCACGACGTCGCAGCCGGGCAACATCCTGCTTCTATTCGTCAACGCAAGCTCGACGTACCAGAACTGGCGCGACAACTCGCGGTTCTCGCTGACGCTCGAGAAGCACCACGGGCGGCGGCCCGtgccgccgctggcggCGCCGCGCGCCAACTTCTTCGGCGAGCTCAAGCCCGTGGAGCGGTCCGACGCGCTGGACCAGTGCTTCCTCAGAAAGCACCCTGACGCGGAACACTGGCTGCCCGGCAGCAAGCACCACGACGTGGACGATGGGCAGTGGTACGAGCTCGACGTGAGCCGCGTGAACTTTGTGGGCGGGTTCGGCAAGCACGGGTTCGCGGGCGAGATCAGCGGCGACGAGTACCACAACGCGGTGGGCAACGACACGGAGTGGGCGAGCCGCGGCCACGGCGGCGACGACGGCGACGAAGAAAGCTCCGAGTCGCTCTTCAGCATCGCGCACCTGCGCGAGCGCATCCGCGGCCTGCTGCGCGCGGACGACGGCCACAAGGGCGAGCGCCGCGCCAAGGGCCACCACGCGAAGGGCGGTCACGCCAAGGGCTACCACGCTGAGGGCCGCGCCAAGAACCACCGTGCTAAGGGCCACGCCAAGGACCATGCCGAGTACCACGCCAAGGACTACGCCGAGGACCGCGCCGAGGACCGCGCCGAGGACCACGCTGAGGACCACGCTGAGGACCACGCTGAGGACCGTCATGTCAAGAACCACCCTAAAGCGCAGCCAGAGGAGCAGCGCGGTGTCGCGCGCCTGAGCCCCGACGGCGTCAGGCAGATCGGCGTCGCACTCCGCGGATTCCACGGCGAGTACTACATCCAGTACGACCCCGAGTTGAACGGCAGGCAAGTCGGCGAGCAGGACGCCCGTGATGAGCAGGACGCTCGTGACGAGCAGGACATCCCCCACGAACAGGACGCCTCCAGCAAGCGCCGCGAGCACAAGGCCAAGGCCAAGGGCAAGGGCCACTGCAAGGGcgccaagaaaatgcaCGCCAAGCAGCGCATGCACAACAACTGA
- the SPP381 gene encoding U4/U6-U5 snRNP complex subunit SPP381 (weakly similar to uniprot|P38282 Saccharomyces cerevisiae YBR152W SPP381 Suppressor of Pre-mRNA Processing mutant; U4/U6.U5-associated snRNP protein; contains a PEST proteolysis motif), with amino-acid sequence MAIRHFRRKPPSEEISDESSDSSSDEQSTSAQVPLDAAASRDAAQDTEPTTHLLAATPRPAASPQKPALSETAVETTIKTAGSRDALPPSVAGRSAADPSNHSASASSEESASASDSDGSEDSSSDSDSQDYALPKPVFVKNLRKRTDPATTAQNESYRREAAATRIQQEKSRLARDQQLPRASALHGTDRELTQAILELDDDDTKDPSQEHEAWQRRQEARALRTRQALEQKQKELEEREAARLASSLNDNDGFATSTVTNSTKTSTLDSRSVRSASANDASGLAHPHQRKRTSKAEMSSSKAHKKYRPQSLKGSDITLPSLDPSQQSREDNEYSVI; translated from the coding sequence ATGGCCATAAGGCATTTCAGGCGAAAGCCTCcttctgaagaaatctCTGACGAATCTTCAGACTCGtcaagcgatgagcagaGCACCAGCGCGCAGGTGCCGCTTGATGCCGCTGCCTCCAGAGATGCAGCCCAAGACACCGAGCCCACGACGCACCTACTGGCAGCAACACCGCGACCTGCCGCTAGCCCTCAGAAGCCTGCGCTTTCCGAGACAGCGGTCGAAACAACGATCAAGACAGCGGGCTCGCGAGACGCGCTTCCTCCAAGCGTCGCTGGCCGTAGCGCTGCCGACCCTTCCAACCACAGCGCATCCGCCTCCTCTGAAGAAAGTGCCAGTGCCAGCGATAGCGACGGTTCTGAAGACTCCTCCAGCGACTCGGACAGTCAGGATTACGCCCTTCCCAAGCCTGTCTTTGTAAAGAACCTCCGGAAGCGCACAGACCCCGCTACGACTGCGCAGAACGAGAGCTACAGACGCGAGGCTGCTGCCACACGCATCCAGCAGGAGAAATCCAGACTTGCTCGCGACCAGCAGCTTCCCAGGGCATCGGCATTGCACGGCACCGACCGGGAACTCACACAAGCGATTCTCGAActcgacgacgacgacacCAAGGACCCTTCGCAGGAACACGAAGCATGGCAGCGAAGGCAAGAAGCGAGGGCGCTCAGGACCCGCCAGGCCCTCgagcagaaacaaaaagagctggaggagcGCGAAGCAGCGAGACTCGCAAGCTCTCTCAACGACAACGACGGCTTCGCTACGAGCACCGTCACTAattctacaaaaacaagcacaTTAGACTCCCGAAGCGTCAGGAGCGCCTCTGCGAACGACGCTTCGGGCCTCGCGCACCcccatcaaagaaagcGCACTTCAAAGGCTGAGATGTCGTCCTCTAAAGCACACAAGAAATACAGACCACAGTCCTTGAAGGGCTCGGACATTACGCTACCATCGTTAGATCCTAGCCAGCAAAGCCGCGAGGACAACGAGTACTCTGTCATCTAA
- the RIB7 gene encoding 2,5-diamino-6-(ribosylamino)-4(3H)-pyrimidinone 5'-phosphate reductase (similar to uniprot|P33312 Saccharomyces cerevisiae YBR153W RIB7 Diaminohydroxyphoshoribosylaminopyrimidine deaminase catalyzes the second step of the riboflavin biosynthesis pathway) codes for MSLVPLKDDLPSFLYQYLPAAAAGNASQKPFVTLTYAQSLDSRISKGKGLRTTISHPETKTMTHYLRYKHDAIMIGCGTALADDPGLNCKWAPAGKTSSTSSSPRPVIIDPQGKWDFEGSKMQQLFREDAGKPPVIVVRDLGSILKRHPDATYVSAPSSPAGRFDWLTLMLLLKSEFGFESIMVEGGALVINQLLSRPDVVDSLIVTVGAKYLGSEGVEVSPPVGEVNLRNVQWWRGTVDTVMGAKLDSR; via the coding sequence ATGTCGCTTGTTCCGCTCAAAGACGATCTGCCTTCATTCCTGTATCAATACCTGcccgctgctgctgctggcaaTGCGTCGCAGAAACCATTTGTGACCCTAACGTACGCACAGTCTCTGGACTCACGCATCTCCAAGGGTAAGGGCCTGCGAACAACCATCTCGCATCCGGAAACAAAAACCATGACACATTATCTCAGGTACAAGCACGACGCCATCATGATTGGCTGTGGAACAGCGCTGGCGGACGACCCAGGTCTCAACTGCAAATGGGCCCCGGCGggcaaaacttcaagcaCATCCTCCTCGCCTCGGCCTGTCATTATCGATCCACAGGGAAAATGGGACTTTGAAGGTTCGAAAATGCAGCAGTTATTCAGAGAAGATGCTGGGAAGCCTCCGGTGATCGTGGTACGGGACCTGGGCTCCATCCTCAAAAGACATCCTGACGCTACATACGTGTCTGCTCCGTCAAGCCCAGCTGGCCGATTCGACTGGCTTACATTAATGCTGCTCTTAAAGAGCGAGTTCGGTTTCGAATCCATCATGGTCGAGGGCGGAGCGCTTGTCATAAACCAGCTTCTGTCAAGGCCCGACGTTGTTGATAGCCTGATTGTCACTGTAGGAGCAAAATACCTGGGCTCAGAAGGTGTTGAGGTTAGCCCGCCAGTCGGAGAGGTTAATCTGCGCAACGTACAGTGGTGGAGGGGAACTGTAGACACTGTAATGGGCGCGAAATTGGATTCCCGTTAG
- the RPB5 gene encoding DNA-directed RNA polymerase core subunit RPB5 (highly similar to uniprot|P20434 Saccharomyces cerevisiae YBR154C RPB5 RNA polymerase subunit ABC27 common to RNA polymerases I II and III contacts DNA and affects transactivation), with product MDQENERNVSRLWRAFKTVKEMVRDRGYFITQEEVDLSLEDFKAKYCDSMGRPQRKMMSFQSNPVEEALEKFPNMGSLWVEFCDEASVGIKTMKNFVIHISEKNFQTGIFVYQNGVTPSAMKLLPSVAPATIETFHEASLVVNITHHELVPKHIKLSDEEKKELLRRYRLKESQLPRIQRMDPVALYLGLKRGDVVKIIRKSETSGRYASYRVCL from the coding sequence ATGGACCAAGAGAACGAAAGAAATGTTTCCAGGCTATGgagagctttcaaaactgtaAAAGAAATGGTGAGAGATCGTGGCTATTTCATCacgcaagaagaagttgattTGTCGCTCGAAGATTTCAAGGCCAAATATTGCGACTCTATGGGTCGTCCACAGCGTAAGATGATGTCCTTCCAGTCCAATCCTGTAGAAGAAGCCTTAGAAAAATTCCCAAACATGGGCTCTCTGTGGGTTGAGTTCTGCGATGAGGCCTCCGTAGGCATCaagacgatgaagaactttgtcaTTCACATCAGCGAAAAGAACTTCCAGACAGGTATTTTTGTTTACCAAAATGGTGTGACACCCAGCGCCATGAAGCTGCTTCCATCGGTTGCGCCAGCTACAATTGAGACATTCCACGAGGCGTCTCTAGTTGTGAACATTACCCACCACGAGCTTGTCCCCAAGCACATCAAGCTGAGTGAtgaggagaagaaggagctaCTCAGAAGGTACAGACTCAAAGAGTCTCAGCTACCTAGAATACAGAGGATGGACCCAGTTGCATTATATCTCGGCCTAAAAAGAGGCGATGTGGTTAAAATCATTAGGAAGAGTGAGACCTCCGGACGTTACGCAAGTTACAGAGTGTGTTTGTAA